The Nitrospira lenta DNA window GATGCTGCAGAACGCCAAGAGCGGCGCCTGCCTGGAAGACTGCCACTATTGTTCGCAATCGGCCGTCTCGAACGCGCCGATCGAACGCTACAATCTGCTCCCGCAGAAACAGATGATCCAGGGTGCGCGCGAAGCCGCCGCCTCGAAGGCCCAGCGCTACTGCATCGTCATCAGCGGTCGCAGCCCGTTGGATCGGGAAATCGATGAAATCGCCGGAGCTGTCCGGTCCATCAAGCAGGAAATCCCGATTCAGATCTGCTGCTCGCTCGGCTTGATGAGCGATGAACAGGCCAAGCGGTTGAAAGCCGCCGGCGTGGATCGCGTGAACCATAATCTGAACACCAGCGAAGCCTTCCACGAGTCAATTTGTACGACCCATACGTTCCAGGACCGCCTCTCGACCATCAAGAATGCGCGCGCGGCCGGATTGGAAATCTGCTCGGGCGGGATCGTTGGCATGGGGGAAAGCAACGACGACCTCATCGACCTGGCTACTGCCCTGCGTGACGTGAAACCGGACTCGATTCCCTTGAACATGCTCAATCCGGTAGAAGGCACGCCGTTGGAGAACATCGACGCCCTCACACCGCAGCGTTGCCTCAAAGTCCTCTGCCTCTTCCGTTTCCTGCACCCGCGCACGGAAATCCGCATCGCCGGCGGCCGCGAACACAATCTGCGCAGCCTCCAACCCCTCTCCCTCTACCCCGCTGACTCAGTCTTCGTGAATAACTATCTGACGACACCAGGATCCCCAGCCCCCGAAGTCTGGGGCATGATCGAAGACCTGGGTTTCAAAATCGAAGTGGATTACCAGCAGCCAGTGGCAGGGTAGGCACAGCCTAGACCGCCGTCTTTTCCAAGCGCTTGCTCCTTATTGGACCTATTGCCGATTGGGTGCTCTCCCACGACCACATAGGTCTTGGCTTCGTTCCATCGGCAAAGAGGAAAGCCAATTGAACCCCATCCCGACTCAGCGCATTGCTAAACTTAAGGAAGCAATCGCCTTGAGCTTTGCCAAGATTAGTCATCCCGCCCCAAACAATATTGCCCCTCATCAGTGCGAGGAATGTGCTGAAGCAAGAGAGACTTTCATCCAAAAAGACTGGAGGATGCTGAGTAGCGACGTCATGGAAGGCCACTTTGACCAGTTATCCTTGCTCTCACCTGAGGCGTTTCAATTCTTTCTGCCCGCATTCATGTGCTTCTCATTGGACCACTTAGACTCCCCGACATGCGAATTTACCGTCTACGCGTTGGCATTCAACTACACCAGGAAAACCAAAGAAGAGACAGATCGGCAAATAGAGTGGTGGGATTCTCGATTCAGTCTTTTTGAAAAAGATCAGCTTCTTGTTCTCATCAATTTCTTAGACCTCGTGAAAGATAGTGATGACAGGAACTACTTTCAAGACGAAGTTCAAAGAGGGAAGCACCACATCGAATTATTAGTATCTAAGTACTAATTTCCTCCTACTCCTCCCTTAACCCCTCCACCACCGGCTGTTGTGCTGCCCAGCGGGCGGGGAAGTAACCGGCGACTAGCGTTGCGGCTGCCGCTAAGCCGACGGCTTGGGCGAGGGCGCCGAAGGGAAGGATCATCTGAATCGTCCAACCAAATGATTGTTTGTTGATCACTTTAATCAGCAGCAAGGACAGCAGTCCGCCGCCAACAAGTCCCAGTGCGATGCCCACCAATCCTAGATAAGCCGCTTCCCACAAGACCAACTGTCTTATTTGCCCCTCGCTGCCGCCGATGGCACGTAGCGTGGCGAACTCCCTGCGCCTTTCGAGCACCGACGTCACCAATGTATTCACGATACCAAGCATGGCGATGATCACAGCGATCGCTTCGAGCACATAGGTCAGCAGAAAGGTCCGGTCAAAGATGTCGAGAATCTCCTTCCGCAACTCGCCGTTGCTGATGATCAGCGGTGGCAATGTCCGGTCCTGTGCTTGCTGCAAGACGGCGGCAATCGCCTGCCGGACCCGCTCCCTATCCGCCCCGTCGTTCAGATAGATCGGGAAGACCGTCACGAGTGCATCCTGCCAAAGCGATTGATAGAGCCCGCGGTCCATGACCAGCTTTCCACCGTCGGTGGCATAGTCGTAAAACACGGCCACGACCGGAAATGAGCGCGCTCCTTGCGGCGTCATGATCTCCAGCGACTGCCCTTCACGAATGCCGAGCCGGTTGGCCAGCACTTCAGATACGATAACCCCGCCGCTATCGACGGCCTGGTTCAATAGGTCGGTGGAATCCCCCTGGCGGACGAGATACTGGCTGCGCCTGGCATGGAGTCGCAAATCACGCGAGACAATCGCCACACGTTGCCCCTTCACCTCAACCCGCACATCCCGATAGGTATCCACCTCCGCCACACCGGGGATGGCGGCCAGCACTGCTTGCCAGCCTGGGGGCAGACTCTTCGTACCATTCCCGCTATTCGCCTCCCGCAGCCAGGTTGAGGGCGCGACGACGATGTCGGCGATCACAGTCTCGTTGATCCAGACTTCGACGGTGTGCCGGAAACTGCGCACCATGATGAGCACACCGATCATGATCGCCAGCCCTACCATCAGCGCCGAAACCGTCACGCCGTTCCGGCCTGGATTTCTCGCCGCATGCTCCACGGCGATCTCTCGCATCGCACCTTGCACGCCGGCGAGTCGTTCGCCCTGTAGCGTCCGCTTTCTCCACCCAGTAATACAGAACGGCGCGAGGCACGACAGTCCGGCCAATAAACAGAACGTGGCGAGATAGCCCCAAATCGGCACGCCGCCCAACGGTCCGGCTAGAGCAAGCAGTCCGGCGATCAAGAGCAATCCGAGTCCGCCAGCCGCCAATCCCCCCACACGCACCTGTCGGCTGCTCTCGTAATCACCGGGAGCTAACGCCCGCACGGTGGCGGTTCGGCTGGCATCGAGGCTCGGTCCGATCGCCCCGATCATGGAGACGAGACAGCCGATCAGAATCCCTTCACCCGATGCCTGCCAGAGTTCAGCTGAGTCGAACCAGGATGCGGATCCCTGAGCCACCGGGGTGTAGAGATCAGAAATCGTCTGGCTGACCAGTATGACGAGTTTTTGCGCCAGCAGAATACCGCCCACGCTCCCGACAATCCCACCCAACAGCCCGAACAAAGCGGCCTCGGTCAGGAAGAGCCATGCCACACGGGACTGGGTCATGCCGATCGCGCGGTAGATGCCGATCTCACGTCGGCGCTGCGCCACGGCGAAGGCCATCGTGTTGTAGATGAGAAACATACCGACGAGCAGTCCGACCCAACTCAATACGGTGAGATTCAATCGGAACGCCCGCACCATCTGCTCAACCTGGCGCGTCCGGCTCGCCGGCCGCTCGACCGTGACATGCGGCGGCACAACGGCGCGCACGGCCTGCGCCGCTACATCAATCTCGACCTCCGGGCTTGTGACCAAATCGATTCGGTCCAACTTCCCGATCATGCCAAACAGAACTTGGGCGGCGGCAATGTCCATGATCGCCACATGATCCCAGGATGAGACCCGATCGGATTGGTCCTGAATCACACCGGCAATCCGCGCTTGCACCTGCCGAGCCCCGACTTGGAGCTGAACGGTACTTCCCTTCACAAGATGCCACTCAGCCGCCAGCTTTCTTCCAAGATACAGGCTGTCGGCTTTCAGTAAGCCAGCGAGCGGATTGTCATCCTGTCCCTGCATGACTCGAAACCCGCGCGAGTCAAACTCCGCCAGCAGATCCAGGCCAATCACTTGCAGCGCCCCACTCGGTTGCCCGGCATCGAGCCGCACCGCCGTCTGCACGATGACCGGTGTCGCAGAAGCCAAGCCCGGCACTTCCCGCACCTTCGCAATCAGCTGCTCATCCAGTCCGAAATCTCCTCCGGAGATCTCCAAGGTGGTCGGACCGGCAACGGTCAGCACCGCCTGCTCAAATGAATGCAGCACTTCCACATTGGCTGTTCGCACCGCCACGGACGCCGCCACACCCAGCGCCACCCCCACAATCGTGAGGCCGGTCCGAAACGGCCGCTGAGTCATATGAGAGAGAAGAAGGAGCGCGACAACTTTCAACCAGGCCATTGTGCGGCTCCTAGAGATACGGCTTTTATCTGCACTTACGTAGAACCACGGCGAAGGGAAACACCTACAGACACGAGGGATTTACGGGCTGCACAGAATGGCCGTTTCGTTTACAGGCCGCCGACCCTTTGCTAGATTGACGAGGAACATTTGATCGGGAGTTACACATGGCACGTAGTCGAGGGAACAACGCACTTCAGCTGGACCGAGGCCCGAAGGCCGAGTTCTCCATTACCCCCCGGCAACGGGAAATTCTCAAGATGGTCGCCCTCGGCCATACGAATCGTGAGATTGCGGAAACACTGGCCATCAGCATCCGCACCGTCGAGGTGCATCGCTTCAATCTGATGCGGCGGCTGAACGTCCGAAACGTGGCGCAGTTACTTCGCCAAGGCCTTCAGCAGGGATTACTGCCTCGCAACTTCGGCCTCAAGTAGCGTCAGAGCTCTTTGACCTTCCCCCGACATTCTGTCACCGATCCGTAGCCCTTCTTCTTGAGCTGTGCCGCGAGTTCGGCCTCCAGCCGTCCGAAGGCTCCCAGCCCCTCTTCAACCAAAACAGTGCCGACCTGCACAGCCGAGGCTCCACAGAGGAAATGCTCGAAGGCATCGACACCGTTCATGACGCCGCCGGTGCCGATGATGGGAATCTTTCCCTGAAAGATTTTGTAGAAGGCGCGGACATTCGCCAGCGCCACGGCCTTGATGATCGTGCCGCCCAACCCGCCGAATCCACCCTTCGGCTTGATCACAACTTCTTCACGGTCCGGATCCACCACCAACCCGTTGCCGACCGAATTAATCATATTGAGGAAATCGACTTCGCAACGGCCAATGACTTTTCCCATGACCTCGTGATGCGCCGGATCGAAATACGGCGGCAACTTCACGCCCATCGGAACGGTGATGACTTTGCGCACGCGCTTGAGCAACCGCTCGGACGCTTCCGGGTCGTACCCGATCTGCGGCTTGCCGGGAATATTCGGGCAGGAGAGATTCACTTCGATCAAGTCGGGCTTCGCCGCGTTGATCACGGCCGCGATCGTCGGAAAATCGTCTTCACACAGTCCCGCCACGCTCGCGATCACCGGCTTACCGAACTGTTTCAATTCGGGAATGAGTTCGGCATAGGCGCGATAGCCGAGGTTGGGCAATCCCATCGAATTGATCGAGCCGCCGGGGAATCCATAGTAGCGGGGCTCCGGATTCCCCTGGCGCGCCTCGACGGTCATCGACTTGGTGACTATGGCTCCCGCGCGCGACTTGCCCAGCGCCACCAGTTCGTCACGCGTGACACAGAGCGCGCCGGCTGCGTTCATCACGCAGCTGGGAAACTTCACCCCTGCAATCGTCGTGGAAAGATCGGTCATGCTACCCCCGTTAAAGCCGGCGATGGCGTGCGCGCAACCAGCCGCCCGTCCTGCATCGTCCAGATATAGTCGGCACATTCCGCGGCAGTCTGGCTATGCGTCACCAGTAAGACGGTGACGCTGTCTGCTTTCGCCAGAGATCGAATCAACGTCATGATTTCCGCCCCCTGATGCGAATCGAGATTTCCTGTCGGTTCATCGGCCAGCAGCAATTTCGGCCGGTGCGCAAGCGCACGGGCAATCGCCACCCGCTGTTGCTCACCACCCGACAACTCTCCGGGGCGGTGATGCTTCCGATGCCCCATATGGACCAACTCCAATACGCTCTCCGCCCGCTGTGCAACCGACCGACCGCCGTCTCCGCGCAACATCAATGGCAGCGCCACATTCTCCAGGGCCGTCAGCCCTGGGACTAAGTGAAAGGCTTGAAACACAATACCGATCAATTCCCTCCGCGCCAAGGTCCACTCGTGACTGGTAAATGTGGTGGTCGCGCGCCCGTCGAGATAGAGTTCTCCGGATGAAGGCCGATCAAGACCGCCCACCAGATTCAGCAATGTACTCTTCCCGCATCCGCTGGGTCCGACGAACGCGCAGAATTCGCCGCGTGCGACATCAAGACTGACACCATGCAACGCCGCGACCGTGGCCTCGCCACGCGCATACGTTTTGGACAACTGGGCCAGCTTCACCATGCCTGCGGCACACCTTAGATTCTGCCATGTCTGTAGAATGATCATCCTCGTATAACACAACCATTTAGAGCCTCACAACCTTGACAGTCGAGGGCTCCTCGCCCTACAACCAGCCGCATCACTCCCTGTCTGAGGGTGACGCATGATGGAATCGTGGCCGCGGAAATTGCCAGGCTTGATACGGCACGCCGTCCGATTTTTTCTGCCGGCTGACTGTGCCACCTGCGGAGTACCGCTTACGACCGATCCCGTCCCGCTGTTTTGCACGACCTGCTGGGAGACCATCGCTCCGCTCAGGCTGGCCCGCTGCTCGCAATGCGATCGTCCGTTGCCCTCGCCCATCGCACTCACCTACAGTCCCACCCATCGCTGCCACCACTGCGTGGTTCGCCCGCCCGCCTATGCAAAGGCCTGGACCCTGTATCCCTATCTGCCTCCCCTACAAGACGCGATCTGTCTGTTCAAGTACCGTGGGAAAGTCTCGCTGGCCAAGCCGCTTGGACAATTGCTGATCAACGCCCTCCCGGCTGCGCTGGATGCAGACCTCGTCATTCCCGTGCCGTTGCATCCAACCCGTTTGAGAGAGCGTGAGTTCAATCAATCGCTGCTACTTGCCGATCAAGTGGCCACACACCTCCATCTCCCTCTTTCGTTTACGAATCTCGTTCGGAGCGTCCCGTCAGAACCCCAAAGCACGTTGTCACGAAAAGAGCGGATGAAGAACCTTCGCCGGGCGTTTATCATTCGTCGCCCTGAATTGGTTGCTCAGAAACGCATCCTTCTTATCGATGACGTCTTTACGACTGGCACAACCGTGAATGAATGTGCCAAGGTGCTCCGGAAGGCCGGAGCGGATGCCATCTTCGTCCTGACACTGGCGCGAACGATCGAGTCGAACGTCGTGCCGGATCGAATCCTGGCCCAACGCGCCAACGGTCTACTCGAAGTCTTGAAGGGCTAGCCATGCCGATCTATGAATACTTCTGCCGCGATTGCCGCAAGCGAAGCACCTTGCTCATACTCAGCCTATCCAGTCCGACTCCACCTGCATGCAAACACTGCGGGAGCCTGGCCGTCGACCGCCTCCTGTCAGGATTCTCCTCTCCAAAGTCCGAAGAGGCTCGGCTTGCATCCCTTTCAGACTCCGACAACCTCGACGGGCTGGATGAAAACGATCCGGAGTCCATGTCTCGCTTTATGAAGCACATGGGGGACGAGATGGGTGAGGACGTCGAACAAGATGTCGAAGCTATGATGGATTCAGCCGACAATGGGGCCTCCCATGACGGGAGCACTGACAGTCTATGACAGGCATTGTCATGTATTTTTACTTGACAATCCTCCCTCACTCTCTAAAATGGCCCTTACCTTCTGGAGTTTTATGAGAAACAGACCCTCTCAGAACAGGTGGGACGATGGGGACAGCCCCGAAGAGCGAATTGATGACGGTGTCGGAGACGTGTCTGTACCTGAAGATTACGACCCGCACCCTCTATCGCTATATACAGAACAGACAGATTCCAGCCTTCAAGCTTGGGAAAGAATGGCGATTCGTACGTTCGGATCTGGAACAGTGGATCCGCGACCGGACCAGAACCGCCCTCCCGTCATAAACTAGGATCGACCTATGTTCGCTGGCGAATATCTGTGCAAAGTGGATGAGAAGGGACGTTTTATCGTCCCCTCCCCGATCCGCGAGCAGATTGAAGCCGACGGCCAGGCCGTCACGTTCCTCAAGGGCCCGGAACAATCCCTCCTCATCTATTCCTTGAAGGAATGGGAAAAGGTGTTAGACCGAACCAAGACGACGCTCGACGAAGACCAGAGCCGTCTCTTTATGCACTTTGTCGTGTCCGAGGCAGGCACGTCGGAAATCGACAAGACCGGACGCATCCTCATTCCAGGCCGTTTACGCAAACAGATCCCCCTGGATGAAGATCTCGAAATCATTCTGGTCGGGATGTATCATCGGATGGAAGTCTGGAACCCCAGTGAGTGGCGCCGCTACATTGCCCGCACCGAAGATCGCTACGAACAGAACATGTCGAAGATCCAGAACCTCCTGTAAGTTCACTCCATGCCTGCCGGACGACGTCGCACAGGCTCCCACCGCTCACAAGTCTCCGTTCGCGTCGTCTCCTATCGACCGGCAGCCAAATCTGAGCCCGTGTCGAAGCAACCGTCCGCCTCCGATCTACGCCCAACGGTTCGACAAACCCATCCACGAGTGCCCCTTCACATCCCTGAGTCATCCGCCGTCGTGACAGGCGAATCCCTCGACATCACGCTGCCGGTTCCCCCCAGCATCAATCACCAATACGCCACGGTCCAAGGCCGTCGGGTTCTCTCTTCAGCGGGTCGAACGTACAAGGAGCATGTCGGGCAACAGATCTGGCTGGCTCTGTCTCGATCGCCCCATAAGCGAGCGTTGCTGCATCGGCTTCAATCGGAATCCTTGGCCCTCTCTATCCGCTTTTATTTCACCTCGCCGCTCCGCCGCGATGTCGATGGCGGGCTCAAAATCGCCCAGGACGCCCTCTGTGAAGGCATCGGCCTCAATGACAATCGTATTGTGGAAACCCATCTCTACAAAGATGTCGATCGAGCCAATCCCCGCATCCGAATTGCCCTCTCCCTGGCCGCTCGATAGTCGCCCCAATTCATCCCTGCAGCTTTAGATTCCAGCAAATCCGACCGATACGGGTGTGAACTCTTTCATCTATTGATCTTACTCCTAGCCATGGCCACGAAGACTATTTCGATCGATCAACTGCGCATTGGAATGTACGTCGCCAAAATCGACCTCTCCTGGTTTCGATCACCATTCCTCCGGCGCTCCTTGCTCATCAAACAGACCCCTCAAATTGAAAAACTACGCCGCGCCGGAGCCAAACAGATCGTCATCGATCTACTCCGCGGAGATGATGTCGCAGCGCCAATTGATCTTGATCCGCCGGTCTCCTCGCAAACGATCACCCTGGCACCGCAAACCCCTCCCTTGAAATCGGCTCCCAAGCCGCTCAGCCAGCTGAACGAAGAATACGCCCAGGCGCTGGTTGCCAGAAAACAACTGGAACAAACCGTTCATACGGTCTTCTCAGCAATATCGAAACGGGGATCTGTCGATCCTCAGGTAGCGGCGGAAGCGGTTCAGGAAGTTGCGATCGTCACCAGGACCCTCCCCAACTCAGCCATCTTCATGGCGCTCAGCCAGCAGCGGGCAGGTGACTCGTCGCTCAGCCAACATGCCCTGTCCACCTGCACCTTAGCCCTTGTGGTGGGACAATCGTTCGGCTACAACCCGCTCGAACTCCAGGAGCTGGCCACAGCGGCACTGCTTCACGATATCGGCTTAGTCCAGATTCCAGACGCGATCATTCAGCGAAGCGCCAACACCTCCAATCCACTGCCCGCACACGACCGACGCATTCTTCAGTCACATCCGCGCTTGGGCATCCTCGCGCTCGAACGCCAGGGAGGGTTTGGAACCAGAGTCTTACAGATGATCGGGGAACACCATATCCGTCTCGATGATTCCGGCTATCCCCCAGGCACCAAAGGCGAGTTTACGTCAGAGCGATCGCGCATCCTGATGATTGCCGATTACTACGACGAGCTGCTTACCGGATTCGGCGGAGCCTCGCCACTCGCGCCCCATCAAGCGCTCCAACGGATTTTTCGAGAATCTCAGGAAGGCGCCTTCGATCAGGTAATTCTTTCGCGGTTCATCAAGTTGATCGGCATCTACCCCGTCCACAGCCGCGTGCGATTGAACACCAATGAGCGAGCGGTTGTGACGGAGCTGAATCCATCGACGCTGCACCAGCCCGTTGTCACGATCACGCACACTCCCAGCGGAAGTGAACCGCCCACTCCCCTCGTCGTCGACCTGTCAGACCCAGCGAATGCCGCCCCGGAGCGTGTTATTGATACGGTACTGGATTCCCCGGAACACCTCCATCCCGCCCCTTCTTCACGAGCAGCCTAGCCCGCAGCAGAGCGCGCATCGGCACGTCGCCTATATCACCTGCGCATGCAGACGATAGACCCGCTGAAAGGATTGCTACTCGTAGCGTAACGCGTCAATGGGATTGAGGCGCGCCGCTTTATGGGCTGGATAGAGACCGAAGAAAAGACCCACTGCAAGCGAGAAGAGAAACGCGGCCAGCACTGTATTCCCGGAGATGATCGTCGGCCATCCGGCAATGACCGTGGTTAACCGGGCTCCCGCAATACCGAACAGAATGCCGAGCGTCCCGCCGACCACACTCAACGTCATCGCCTCGATTAAAAACTGCATGAGAATATGCCGCCGCTTGGCGCCGACCGCCATCCGAATACCGATTTCCCGCGTCCGCTCGGTCACCGACACCAGCAAGATATTCATAATACCAATGCCGCCGACCAGCAGCGAAACCGCCGCAATGGAGAGCAACATGACCGTCAACGTCTGGCTCGTGCCTTCTTGAACTTTCCCAATATCGACCTGCGTGCGGATCGTAAAATCATCGCCTTGTTCAACCTGGAGCCGGTGCCGGGCCCGCAAGAACTCACGAATCTGGTCGACGGCGGCAAATAAATCTTCCTGCCTCTCTGTGGCGGCAAACAACGCGCCGACCGATCCGATAAATTGCGTCCCGAACACCTTCCGCTCCGCGGTACTGAACGGGATGAACACGATATCGTCCTGATCCGACCCTTGAGCCGATTGCCCCTTCGGAGCCAGCACCCCGATCACGCGAAACGGCACATTCTTGATGCGAATGACCGAACCGACCGGCTCCTCGCCCGCCTCAAACAGATTCTCCACCACTGTTTGCCCGACCAGCGCCACACGCACTGCGGCATCCAAATCCGCCTGAGTAAACGGGCCCCCGCTGGTAAAGGACCAGTCCCGGATCGTCAGATAGCTGGGGGACACTCCATTCACGGGCCCGTTCCAGTTCTTGTTCCCGTTCACACTCTGCATGACATCGCGTTTCGCCCAGCCGGTATCCTGCAGCAGCGGAATCCGCTTCTTCATCTCCAGCGCATCGGACACCGTCAGCGTAACCGCGCCCCCCTGCCCGCCTCGAACGCCGCCGACGGTCGTCGACCCAGGCAGCACGATGATGACATTGGTGCCCATGCTGGCGACTTGCGCCTGCACGGCGGCCTTGGCCCCTTCCCCGATACTGACCATCGCAATCACCGCACCGACCCCGATGACGATCCCCAGCATCGTCAGTCCGGCTCGCAGCCGATTGCGACTGAGAACACGGATCGCAGTCATCAGCGTGAGAAGGAGAAAGGCCGGCATCACTGCCTCGCCAGCGACGTCGAAGGCGCGGGCTTGGTGCGTCGATCGGTAAGGACCTGGCCGTCTTTGATCACAATTTCACGGGCGGCATAGGTCGCAATGTCGGGTTCATGCGTCACCAGAATTACCGTGATCCCCGCTTCCTTATTCAGCCGATCAAGAATGGTCATGATTTCACGGCTCGACTCCGTATCCAGGTTTCCAGTCGGTTCGTCGGCCAGCAACAGAGATGGCGTCGTGACCAGCGCACGGGCAATGGCCACCCGTTGTTGCTGCCCGCCGGACAATTGCGTCGGATAATGCTGCTCCCGTCCTTTCAACCCCACACGCTCGAGTGCCGCCGCCGCCAGCGTCCGCTGTTCGCGAAGCGGGAGGCCGCGATAAAAGAGCGGCAGCTGCGCATTCTCCAACGCGCTGGTGCGGGGGATCAGATTGAAGCTTTGAAAGACAAACCCGATCTGCCGGTTCCGGATCTCCGCCAGCTCATCGGCGTGAAGCGCCGCGACATCGACGCCGTTCAACCAATAATGGCCGTTGCTGGGCTGATCCAAACAGCCCAGCATGTTCATCAGCGTCGACTTCCCCGATCCTGATGAACCCATGATCGCGACAAACTCGCCTTGTTCGATGGTGAGATTCAACCCGCGAAGGGCCTGCACTTCCACATCGCCCAGACGATACACTTTCCACACATCTTGGCATTGAATCAACGAGACCTGTCGACCATTGCCGCTAGTCATGGGCATTCAGTCTCTTCGGCATGGGAACCACCGCAACAGAGCGAGGATGCATTCCGACTACACACCCCGATCACGCGTACGGCGCTGTCCGCCGCCGCCACCGAAACCGGGCGGGAGCTCGCTCCCTTGTCGATTTGCCCGAGGCATGTCGAGCCCCACGATCACCGTATCCTGCTCTCCAAGCGAGCCGCCGACGACCTCCGTCCAAACACCATCGGAAATCCCCGTCTGAACCGACACGGAGACCAGCTCACCGGACTCCTCCTGCATCCACACCCTACGGGTAGGATTTCCAGGGTCCGCGGGACCGGACGATGGTCGGCTCGCCGCCGGCCGGCCTTCGGCCTTCACGCCTTTCCCTTCAGCCGATCCGCCTTCCGCACGGTCGCTCTTGGGCGGGGTAAAACGCAACGCCGCGTTCGGCACCTTGAGAACTTGCTCTTTTTGAGCCACGACAATGGAAACATTCGCCGTCATCCCGGGCTTCAGACGCAAATCCTGATTGTCGACGGCGACCACGACATTGTAGGTCACCACATTCTGCACATTGATCGGCGCCAACCGCACCTGGCGGATCACACCTGAAAACCGCACACCGGGATACGCATCCACGGAAAATGTGGCATCCTTTCCCTCCCCGATCCCGCCGATATCCGACTCACTCACATTGGTATCCACCTGCATCTTCGTCAGGTCGAGTGCGATGAGGAACAGATTCGGCGTAGCGAAACTGGCCGCAACGGTCTGCCCGACCTCAATATTTCTGGCCACCACAATGCCATCGACGGGTGAGCGAATCGTGGTGTATTTCAGCTCCAGCTCAGCCGAGTTCAATGCCGCGTCCGCCTGACGGACTTGCGCCTCGGCCACATGCACCTGCGCTTCCGCGCCCTGCGCGTTGGTCACGGCCACATCCACATCATTCTGCGAGACAAAGTTCTGATCGATCAGAGAACGGACCCGTTCAAGTTCTCGTTTGCGCTGCGCTCCGTCGGTCTTGGCCCGAGCCACATTCGCCCGCGCCATTTCCAGATTACTCGCAGCCTGGTCCCGGCGGGCCTTAAACGGTTCCGGATCGATCACGGCGACGACGTCGCCGGCCCTCACCCGTGAATTGAAATCCGCATGAAGACTTTTGATCATCCCGGAGACTTGGGAGCCGACTTGCACCGACACCACCGGATTGATCGTGCCTGTCGCACTCACGACGGAGACAACGGAGCCGCGCTCGACCGCGGCGGTCCGGTACCGCACCGGCGCCTTGCGTTCTCCGGTGAAGAACACATACCCACCGATGGCAAGCCCCACCGCCAAAATACCGAGCACGATACCGAATCGTCGCATAGGGAGGTCCTTATCCGATCAGACGAACAATCATCATATCAGGAAGTGGCGGAACGATTCATTA harbors:
- a CDS encoding ComF family protein; translated protein: MMESWPRKLPGLIRHAVRFFLPADCATCGVPLTTDPVPLFCTTCWETIAPLRLARCSQCDRPLPSPIALTYSPTHRCHHCVVRPPAYAKAWTLYPYLPPLQDAICLFKYRGKVSLAKPLGQLLINALPAALDADLVIPVPLHPTRLREREFNQSLLLADQVATHLHLPLSFTNLVRSVPSEPQSTLSRKERMKNLRRAFIIRRPELVAQKRILLIDDVFTTGTTVNECAKVLRKAGADAIFVLTLARTIESNVVPDRILAQRANGLLEVLKG
- a CDS encoding FmdB family zinc ribbon protein; amino-acid sequence: MPIYEYFCRDCRKRSTLLILSLSSPTPPACKHCGSLAVDRLLSGFSSPKSEEARLASLSDSDNLDGLDENDPESMSRFMKHMGDEMGEDVEQDVEAMMDSADNGASHDGSTDSL
- a CDS encoding helix-turn-helix domain-containing protein, with the translated sequence MGTAPKSELMTVSETCLYLKITTRTLYRYIQNRQIPAFKLGKEWRFVRSDLEQWIRDRTRTALPS
- a CDS encoding division/cell wall cluster transcriptional repressor MraZ — its product is MFAGEYLCKVDEKGRFIVPSPIREQIEADGQAVTFLKGPEQSLLIYSLKEWEKVLDRTKTTLDEDQSRLFMHFVVSEAGTSEIDKTGRILIPGRLRKQIPLDEDLEIILVGMYHRMEVWNPSEWRRYIARTEDRYEQNMSKIQNLL
- a CDS encoding RusA family crossover junction endodeoxyribonuclease, with the protein product MTGESLDITLPVPPSINHQYATVQGRRVLSSAGRTYKEHVGQQIWLALSRSPHKRALLHRLQSESLALSIRFYFTSPLRRDVDGGLKIAQDALCEGIGLNDNRIVETHLYKDVDRANPRIRIALSLAAR
- a CDS encoding HD-GYP domain-containing protein, with the translated sequence MATKTISIDQLRIGMYVAKIDLSWFRSPFLRRSLLIKQTPQIEKLRRAGAKQIVIDLLRGDDVAAPIDLDPPVSSQTITLAPQTPPLKSAPKPLSQLNEEYAQALVARKQLEQTVHTVFSAISKRGSVDPQVAAEAVQEVAIVTRTLPNSAIFMALSQQRAGDSSLSQHALSTCTLALVVGQSFGYNPLELQELATAALLHDIGLVQIPDAIIQRSANTSNPLPAHDRRILQSHPRLGILALERQGGFGTRVLQMIGEHHIRLDDSGYPPGTKGEFTSERSRILMIADYYDELLTGFGGASPLAPHQALQRIFRESQEGAFDQVILSRFIKLIGIYPVHSRVRLNTNERAVVTELNPSTLHQPVVTITHTPSGSEPPTPLVVDLSDPANAAPERVIDTVLDSPEHLHPAPSSRAA
- a CDS encoding ABC transporter permease, with translation MPAFLLLTLMTAIRVLSRNRLRAGLTMLGIVIGVGAVIAMVSIGEGAKAAVQAQVASMGTNVIIVLPGSTTVGGVRGGQGGAVTLTVSDALEMKKRIPLLQDTGWAKRDVMQSVNGNKNWNGPVNGVSPSYLTIRDWSFTSGGPFTQADLDAAVRVALVGQTVVENLFEAGEEPVGSVIRIKNVPFRVIGVLAPKGQSAQGSDQDDIVFIPFSTAERKVFGTQFIGSVGALFAATERQEDLFAAVDQIREFLRARHRLQVEQGDDFTIRTQVDIGKVQEGTSQTLTVMLLSIAAVSLLVGGIGIMNILLVSVTERTREIGIRMAVGAKRRHILMQFLIEAMTLSVVGGTLGILFGIAGARLTTVIAGWPTIISGNTVLAAFLFSLAVGLFFGLYPAHKAARLNPIDALRYE
- a CDS encoding ABC transporter ATP-binding protein, which codes for MTSGNGRQVSLIQCQDVWKVYRLGDVEVQALRGLNLTIEQGEFVAIMGSSGSGKSTLMNMLGCLDQPSNGHYWLNGVDVAALHADELAEIRNRQIGFVFQSFNLIPRTSALENAQLPLFYRGLPLREQRTLAAAALERVGLKGREQHYPTQLSGGQQQRVAIARALVTTPSLLLADEPTGNLDTESSREIMTILDRLNKEAGITVILVTHEPDIATYAAREIVIKDGQVLTDRRTKPAPSTSLARQ